A region from the Leptolyngbya sp. 'hensonii' genome encodes:
- a CDS encoding NfeD family protein translates to MPLSLTLLWLIAGIVLCTAELFLPTAFVAFVMGISALLTALVSLVLPQFGLQVLLFIGLSIVLIWVSRRFIPDRKISRNLDAVEARTLTEIPAGDVGRVIYEGNSWQARCEDERLAIGPNQKVLVVGRRGNTLLVMPEALLHS, encoded by the coding sequence ATGCCCCTCAGTCTAACCCTGCTGTGGCTGATAGCAGGCATTGTGCTTTGTACAGCAGAGTTATTCCTGCCAACGGCTTTTGTCGCCTTTGTGATGGGGATCAGTGCTCTCCTGACGGCCCTTGTGTCCCTGGTGCTGCCTCAATTTGGTTTGCAGGTGCTCTTATTTATCGGACTGTCTATTGTCTTAATCTGGGTCAGCCGCCGCTTTATTCCCGATCGCAAAATTTCCCGCAACCTGGATGCCGTTGAAGCCAGAACGCTGACAGAAATTCCTGCCGGGGATGTGGGCCGCGTCATCTATGAAGGCAACTCGTGGCAGGCTCGTTGTGAAGATGAGCGTCTGGCGATCGGGCCGAATCAAAAGGTGCTCGTAGTGGGTCGTCGGGGAAATACCTTGTTGGTGATGCCGGAAGCCCTACTCCATTCTTAA